CACTCGCGATACCGCCCGCCTACACCGATGTCTGGATCTGCCCCGACCCGCGCGGCCACATTCAGGCGACGGGCCGCGATGCGCGGGGCCGCAAGCAGTACCGTTACCACCCTCAATGGCGCGAAACGCGCGACGCCGACAAGTTCGGCCGCATGGCCGCGTTCGGGCATGCGCTGCCGAAGATACGAGCGCGAGTCGCACGCGATCTGGCGCGCGAAGGCATGCCACGCGAGAAGGTGATTGCGGCCGTCGTGCATCTGCTCGATACAACACTGATCCGGATCGGCAGCGTCGAATATGCGCGCGACAACCAGTCCTATGGCCTTACCACGCTGCGCAAGAAGCACGTGAAGATTCGCGCGGGCGAAGTGCGTTTCCGGTTCGCGGGAAAGAGCGGCATCGAGCACGACGTGACCGTCGACAATGCGCGCGTCAAGCGTATTGTGCGCAGGTGCGCGGAGTTGCCGGGCCACGACCTGTTCCAGTACATCGACGAAGACGGCGCGCGCCATACGATCGGCTCCGCCGATATCAACGAGTACTTACGCGACATCAGCAGCGCGGACTTCTCGGCGAAGGACTATCGCACGTGGGCGGGCAGCGTCTATGCGATGGCGGTGCTGCGCCAGCTGGTGTGCGAAAGCGCCGCTGATACGCGCCGTCATGTCGTCGCGACCGTGAAAGAAGTGGCCACGCTATTGCGCAACACGCCTGCTGTATGCAAGCGCTGCTATATCCACCCTGAAGTGATTGCGGCCTTTGAAGCCGGCGAGTTGCAAAGCCTGCTGCCGCAGCGCACGAAGCGCCACATGAAGGTCGACGAAGCGGCATTCGCCGCGCTGCTCGTTCAAGTGGAAAAGCGCGCGCGGCTCGCAACGCTGCTCACAAGGTCGAGCGCGCTGCGCAAGCAGGCGAACACGCGAAAGCGCGCCGCCCGTCCCGCGTGAACCTGTGTCGCCGCCTTACTCTTCGTACGCCGCCATGACCAGCCACATGTCGCGTTCGCTGCTGTGAATCTGTGCGGCCAGCGCGTAGCTATCGTTTGGCCCGCACGTACTCGCAAGCGTGCGCTGCGCGACTTCCGCATCTTCGAATACGCAGTCGTCCGCCAGTGGCCGAACTTCGCGCTTGCCTTCGAACATGTGCTGACTCATCCGGTACACGAGCGGCTGCTGCTTCCACACATGAAAGCAGTCTTTCACGTGCTGAAAATCGCCGCCACAGATGTTGCTCTGATAGTGAATCTTCGATCGCATCGCATCACCTCCACATGCGGCGCCGTGCGTGTTGCCGCGGCCGATCGTAGTGCCGCGCAACGGTGGATCGCCGGTCGAACAGAACGCAGTTGCATGCTCCGTCCGCTGCGCGGATCGCCACGTGCCGCTGTCGTACCGTCTGCTTCAAGTCCTCGATGAAGCAGCACGGTACCAAATCAATTACTCCACGCGTCACTGGCTCGCGCCCGATGCCGCCGCGGCGCCGCTCGCGCCCATGGCGCTGTCCGTTGCGGCAGGCGCACTGGCGCCCGTGGCCGTGTCGGTGGTGCTGTTGTCCGCCTTCTTGCAGCCCGCGCCGAGCGATATCGACACGACGGCGAGCGCGAGTATCAGATGCTTCAAAGCTGCCTTCGTCATGGTTTCTCCCGTCTACGTTGCAGGTCCGGTGCCACCTTCGCGCCGGACATGTCTGTCAGATTACTGCCCCTTCGTATCGCTGCTGGCGTCCGCACCCGGCATGTTGGTCGTATCCGTGGCCGGCTTCTTGTGCGAAGTCGACTTCTTGTGCTGCGCCTTCGACGACGCATGCGTGCCCGACGCGGCCATCGTCTGATCGGATGAGCTCATACCGGCGCCGTTCCCGCCGCCGCCCGCTGCACCGCCACCGTTGCCATTGCCGCCGCCCTGCGCAAAAGCGCTTCCCGACAGCGCGAGCAATGCCGCGACGATCCATGTCGTTCTGTTCTTCATCTGCGTACCCTTTTGAATGAAATGAAAGCGGCTGACGACCGCGAAAATCCTGTTGCTGTCATCGCCGAATCGAGCAAGCGGCGTGCCCTGCGAAGCCGCGCCCACTCTCGCTTTGCGGCCCGAAAACGCTGTTTTCCCGGCGGGTTTCGTACGCGGTCAGATGCCGCAGCGCTGCACACACACGCTGCGGCGTTTGATAATTACAAAGAGGACGTAAATCTTTCGTGCGATAAAGGGCGCAATATAAAGTTGCGCGGCATGCCATTCAGACCAAGGAGAACACTTCATGCGTATTTCGACATCTTTTCTGTTCGACCTCGACGGCACGCTCGTCGACAGCGTGTATCAGCATGTGCTCGCATGGAAGGAAGCGCTCGACGAAGAAGGCATCGAGTTATCGGTGTGGCGCATCCATCGCAAGATCGGCATGAGCGGCGGGCTGTTCACGAATCAGCTGTTGCGCGAGACAGGCGGCGACATGAGCGCCGAACGCGTCGAGCGCTTGCGGCGCGCGCATGCTCGCGCTTACAAGCAGTTGCACGCCCAGGTGCGTCCGCTGCCCGGTGCGCAGGCGTTGCTGGCCGCGTTAACGGAAAGCGGTACGCCTTGGGCAATCGCGACCAGCGGCCGCATGGAAACGGCGGCCGTCAATCTGGAAGCGCTCGGCGTCGATCCGTCGAAGACAGTCGTCGTCACGCGCGACGACGTCAAGTACGCGAAGCCCGATCCCGACCTGTTCGTCGCCGCAGCGCATCGGCTGAAGGTGCAGATCGAGCATGCCGTCGTGGTCGGCGACAGCATCTGGGACATGCTGGCTGCCCGTCGCTGCCGTGCGCTCGGTGTGGGCCTGCTGTCGGGTGGCTACGGCCAGGAAGAACTCGAACGTGCGGGCGCGCTGCGCGTCTACGAAGACCCCTCCGATCTGCTCGAACATCTCGACGAGATCGCCGCGCGTCCCTGAATCCTCGACACCCTTCGTATTCGTCCGACACTGCAAGGCGTGCCGCGTGGCACGCCACGTGCAGCGCTCCTGTCACGACCATTTCCGCACACAGACAGGAGCGCCAACATGACCCGCGACCCAACCTCCCACGACAACTCGACCGCCCGCCCGGACAACGCGCCGCGCGGCGAGCCGGAACCGCCCGACACATCGAAAGATCTGCCCGAATTGCCCGATCCGGTCGAAGTAGGCGAAGCCGGTTGACAGGAATAGTGGTTGCTTGAAGGTTGCCTGAGCACTGCTATACGCATGATCCGTACGGACCAACCCAGGGAGAACCATCATGACGTTACAGAACCAGACACGCGGTGGAGCGGATATCGTCGGCACGAGCCGCGGCCGGCATCGCGGACCGGGCCCGGAAGTGATGGCGGCCGATACGCTGGACGGCGACAAGGTATTGAGCGCCGACGGCGACGACATCGGCAAGATCAAGGACATCATGCTCGACGTGCGCTCGGGCCGCATCGCGTATGCGGTGTTGTCAAGCGGCGGCTTTCTCGGCA
The Paraburkholderia terrae genome window above contains:
- a CDS encoding HAD family hydrolase, which translates into the protein MRISTSFLFDLDGTLVDSVYQHVLAWKEALDEEGIELSVWRIHRKIGMSGGLFTNQLLRETGGDMSAERVERLRRAHARAYKQLHAQVRPLPGAQALLAALTESGTPWAIATSGRMETAAVNLEALGVDPSKTVVVTRDDVKYAKPDPDLFVAAAHRLKVQIEHAVVVGDSIWDMLAARRCRALGVGLLSGGYGQEELERAGALRVYEDPSDLLEHLDEIAARP
- a CDS encoding DNA topoisomerase IB, whose protein sequence is MKTMTRNAIDAIAKGLSTAMPAGLRHADDTRPGFTRRKLRGVFVYFDLDGKRIDDETQIARINALAIPPAYTDVWICPDPRGHIQATGRDARGRKQYRYHPQWRETRDADKFGRMAAFGHALPKIRARVARDLAREGMPREKVIAAVVHLLDTTLIRIGSVEYARDNQSYGLTTLRKKHVKIRAGEVRFRFAGKSGIEHDVTVDNARVKRIVRRCAELPGHDLFQYIDEDGARHTIGSADINEYLRDISSADFSAKDYRTWAGSVYAMAVLRQLVCESAADTRRHVVATVKEVATLLRNTPAVCKRCYIHPEVIAAFEAGELQSLLPQRTKRHMKVDEAAFAALLVQVEKRARLATLLTRSSALRKQANTRKRAARPA